The following proteins come from a genomic window of Miscanthus floridulus cultivar M001 chromosome 2, ASM1932011v1, whole genome shotgun sequence:
- the LOC136536260 gene encoding putative B3 domain-containing protein Os03g0621600, translated as MSCSRGLLLWVAFWWLLESSGVVFVAGVLRMRKPGKSSRERNADFCSNHNDDEDKYFFKVLVGDFRERLVIPDKFEQHFRGLIANSAKLESRCGYTFDVEVAKNLGKVVLQTGWKEFVTAHGLNMGDLLVFKYDGTSQFKVLIFDLSCCEKLPPCHVKRNHIRGRERREELPVKSPGSKREAWKQREGNMNVIPSSSTSPSDTSGGMISSEGDEAHSVTSYMLPQRTSLDSMQKKKLKERLIAICSEIPIYVCIVKKSNISGRSQAMEFSRKYSDVCLPLKSRVLILQCHGKSWEVICRIQVPKAQRKVKRLSKGWARFARDNNLQLGDICLFEPLKTKKYRMNVHIIRKE; from the exons atgtcatgctCTCGGGGTCTGCTTCTGTGGGTTGCCTTCTGGtggcttctagagtcttctggagtTGTTTTTGTTGCAG GTGTGCTAAGGATGAGAAAGCCTGGTAAGAGTAGCAGGGAGAGGAATGCAGATTTCTGTTCGAATCACAATGATGACGAGGACAAGTATTTCTTCAAGGTTCTGGTTGGTGATTTTCGTGAACGATTG GTCATACCTGATAAATTCGAGCAACATTTCAGAGGGCTAATAGCAAACAGTGCTAAGCTAGAATCGCGCTGTGGATACACTTTTGATGTTGAAGTAGCCAAGAATTTGGGCAAAGTAGTCCTTCAAACGGGATGGAAGGAGTTTGTTACTGCCCATGGCTTGAACATGGGGGACTTATTGGTATTCAAGTACGACGGGACTTCTCAATTCAAGGTTTTGATATTTGATCTTAGTTGTTGTGAGAAATTGCCGCCATGCCATGTCAAGAGAAATCATATCCGTGGGAGAGAAAGAAGGGAAGAGCTTCCCGTGAAATCCCCTGGAAGTAAAAGGGAAGCATGGAAGCAAAGGGAGGGAAATATGAATGTCATTCCTAGTTCATCAACCTCCCCATCCGACACATCAG GAGGAATGATATCTTCAGAGGGCGATGAAGCACATTCTGTTACGAGTTACATGCTCCCACAACGCACCAGCCTTGATAGTATGCAAAAGAAGAAACTGAAAGAAAGACTCATAGCTATTTGTTCTGAAATCCCCATCTATGTGTGTATCGTGAAGAAGTCAAATATTTCTGGAAGATCTCAAGCTATG GAATTCTCCAGAAAATACTCTGATGTATGTCTTCCATTGAAGAGCAGAGTGTTGATTCTTCAGTGTCATGGCAAGAGTTGGGAAGTGATTTGCCGCATTCAGGTTCCAAAAGCACAACGCAAAGTTAAAAGGCTTTCCAAAGGGTGGGCACGGTTTGCACGTGATAACAATTTGCAGCTGGGAGATATCTGCCTCTTTGAGCCACTGAAGACCAAGAAGTACAGGATGAATGTGCATATCATTCGCAAAGAGTGA